A portion of the Eubacterium maltosivorans genome contains these proteins:
- a CDS encoding RrF2 family transcriptional regulator codes for MLITRETDYALRLVRSLADGERRSVSQLSDEEQIPKAFAYKIIKKLERADLVSIARGSEGGCSLNRPTRAISLYDLMCAIDGSCSLSPCMESGYRCEWCEKHGSCCFHNHLMVIQEELNDRLKASSLEEILKCG; via the coding sequence GTGCTGATTACGAGAGAAACCGATTATGCATTGAGGCTTGTCCGTTCCCTGGCCGACGGTGAACGCCGTTCTGTGAGCCAGCTTTCTGACGAGGAGCAGATTCCGAAAGCCTTTGCCTACAAGATCATCAAGAAACTGGAACGCGCTGATCTGGTGAGCATTGCCCGCGGCAGCGAAGGCGGATGCAGCCTTAACAGGCCCACCCGCGCCATCTCCCTGTATGATCTGATGTGCGCCATCGATGGAAGCTGTTCTCTGTCCCCCTGTATGGAATCGGGGTATCGCTGCGAATGGTGTGAAAAACATGGCAGCTGTTGTTTTCATAATCACCTCATGGTTATCCAGGAAGAGCTCAACGACCGATTGAAGGCCAGCAGCTTAGAAGAAATTTTAAAATGCGGGTGA
- the nifJ gene encoding pyruvate:ferredoxin (flavodoxin) oxidoreductase, producing the protein MSKTMMTMDGNQAAAHVAYAFTEVAGIFPITPSSPMAEHVDAWSAQGRKNIFGETVKVSEMQSEGGAAGTVHGSLAAGALTTTFTASQGLLLMIPNMYKIAGELLPGVFHVSARTLAAHALSIFGDHGDVMACRQTGFAMLATGSVQEVMDLGGVAHLAAIKSRIPFLHFFDGFRTSHEVQKVEVMDYEAYKKMVDWDAIQAFRDHALNPEHPVTRGTAQNGDVFFQAREACNKFYDAVPDIVAEYMDKISAETGREYHPFNYYGDPDAENIIVAMGSVTDCIEETIDYLAAQGEKVGVLKVHLFRPFSEKYFFEALPKNVKRICVLDRTKEPGALGDPLYQDVCTIFYGKENAPLIIAGRYGLSSKDTTPGQIKAVYDNLKLDTPKDKFTIGIVDDVTFTSLEVTDNIHTVPEGTKGCKFWGLGSDGTVGANKNSIKIIGDHTDLYAQGYFDYDSKKSGGITVSHLRFGKQPIKSPYLIVNSDFISCSTQAYVHQYDLLNGLKKGGTFLLNTVWSVDELGERLPASMKRYMAENDTQFYIINATKVAEEIGLGRRTNTIMQAAFFKLADIIPIDDAVKFMKEGIMKSYGKKGDKIVNMNYEAVDAGINPDILTKVEIPADWANAQDEAVEVKDEPKFVKEILRPVNRFEGNSIPVSAFVDNEDGTYMAGSSAYEKRGIAVNVPQWIPENCIQCNQCSFVCPHAAIRPVLMDEAEKAAAPEGFDSIKANGKQFDGLQYRIQVSVLDCTGCGNCADACPAKTKALEMKPLETQENQVANWEYATTVPVKDDRMNKYTVKGSQFCQPLLEFSGACAGCGETPYIKAVTQLYGDRMMIANATGCSSIWGASTPSTPYCKNAQGQGPAWANSLFEDNAEYGFGMLQASNKIRETIANYLTAIAETAPEAVKAAANKWIENKDDAEGSKAAAAELKAALEGYSVDDQVLADKLKFVKDNADHYVKKSVWVFGGDGWAYDIGYGGLDHVLASKEDINVFVLDTEVYSNTGGQASKSTPTGAVAQFAASGERIKKKDLGMMAATYGYVYVAQVAMGADKNQYMKVLQEAEAYPGPSLIIAYAPCINHGIKGGMGRTQSHEADAVACGYWHLYRYNPMLKAEGKNPFTLDSKEPDFSKFQDFINSEVRYTSLRLSFPEVADQLYAKAQEEAEERYAGYKRMAAQEF; encoded by the coding sequence ATGTCCAAAACAATGATGACAATGGATGGGAACCAGGCTGCTGCTCACGTGGCATATGCCTTTACTGAAGTAGCCGGCATCTTCCCAATCACCCCGTCTTCCCCAATGGCTGAACACGTTGATGCCTGGTCTGCACAGGGAAGAAAAAACATTTTTGGAGAAACCGTCAAAGTATCTGAAATGCAGTCTGAAGGGGGCGCCGCTGGTACAGTCCACGGTTCTTTGGCTGCCGGTGCTTTAACAACAACCTTTACAGCTTCTCAGGGTCTTTTATTAATGATCCCGAATATGTATAAAATCGCCGGTGAATTATTACCAGGCGTATTCCATGTATCTGCCCGTACTCTGGCTGCTCACGCTTTATCCATCTTCGGCGACCACGGCGACGTTATGGCTTGCCGCCAGACTGGTTTTGCCATGCTGGCCACCGGTTCTGTACAGGAAGTCATGGATTTAGGCGGCGTTGCGCATTTAGCTGCCATCAAATCAAGAATTCCGTTCTTACACTTCTTCGACGGCTTCAGAACCTCTCACGAAGTTCAGAAGGTTGAAGTCATGGATTATGAAGCTTACAAGAAAATGGTTGACTGGGATGCCATTCAGGCTTTCAGAGACCACGCTTTAAATCCGGAACACCCTGTAACAAGAGGAACCGCCCAGAACGGCGACGTCTTCTTCCAGGCGCGTGAAGCCTGCAACAAATTCTACGACGCTGTTCCAGACATCGTTGCAGAATACATGGACAAAATCTCCGCGGAAACCGGCAGAGAATACCATCCGTTCAACTACTACGGCGATCCGGATGCTGAAAACATCATTGTCGCAATGGGTTCTGTCACAGACTGTATCGAAGAAACCATTGACTACCTGGCAGCACAGGGCGAAAAGGTTGGTGTATTAAAAGTACACTTATTCAGACCTTTCTCTGAAAAATACTTCTTTGAAGCATTACCGAAAAATGTTAAACGCATCTGTGTCTTAGACAGAACAAAAGAACCTGGCGCACTCGGCGATCCTTTATACCAGGATGTCTGCACCATTTTCTACGGCAAGGAAAACGCTCCTTTAATCATCGCCGGCCGCTACGGCTTAAGCTCCAAGGATACCACTCCTGGCCAGATCAAGGCTGTTTACGACAACCTGAAATTAGACACACCGAAAGATAAATTCACCATCGGTATTGTCGATGATGTTACCTTCACAAGCCTTGAAGTAACAGATAACATCCACACTGTTCCAGAAGGAACCAAGGGCTGTAAATTCTGGGGTCTGGGTTCTGACGGTACCGTCGGCGCCAACAAAAACTCCATCAAAATCATCGGTGACCACACCGACTTATACGCTCAGGGCTATTTTGACTATGACTCCAAGAAATCCGGCGGTATCACCGTTTCCCACTTAAGATTCGGTAAACAGCCGATCAAGTCACCATACCTGATCGTTAACTCTGACTTTATCTCCTGCTCGACACAGGCCTATGTACACCAGTATGACCTGTTAAACGGGCTGAAAAAAGGCGGCACATTCTTGCTGAACACTGTTTGGTCAGTCGATGAGCTGGGCGAACGTCTGCCGGCAAGCATGAAACGCTACATGGCTGAAAATGATACACAGTTCTATATCATTAACGCAACCAAGGTTGCAGAAGAAATCGGTCTTGGCCGCAGAACCAACACCATCATGCAGGCAGCTTTCTTCAAACTGGCCGACATCATCCCAATTGACGACGCGGTTAAGTTCATGAAAGAAGGAATCATGAAATCCTACGGTAAGAAGGGTGACAAGATTGTCAATATGAACTACGAAGCTGTTGACGCTGGTATCAACCCGGATATCTTAACCAAGGTAGAAATTCCTGCTGACTGGGCAAACGCACAGGACGAAGCCGTAGAAGTTAAAGACGAACCAAAATTCGTTAAGGAAATCCTGCGCCCGGTTAACCGTTTCGAAGGCAACAGCATCCCTGTTTCCGCTTTCGTCGACAATGAAGACGGTACTTACATGGCTGGTTCTTCCGCTTATGAAAAACGTGGTATCGCTGTAAATGTACCACAGTGGATTCCGGAAAACTGTATCCAGTGTAACCAGTGCTCTTTCGTATGCCCGCACGCTGCGATCCGTCCTGTATTAATGGACGAAGCTGAAAAAGCCGCTGCTCCAGAAGGCTTTGACAGCATTAAAGCCAATGGCAAACAGTTCGATGGCTTACAGTACAGAATCCAGGTGAGCGTATTAGACTGTACAGGCTGCGGCAACTGTGCCGACGCATGCCCGGCTAAGACAAAAGCTCTGGAAATGAAACCTCTTGAAACTCAGGAAAATCAGGTTGCCAACTGGGAATATGCAACAACGGTTCCAGTTAAAGACGACCGCATGAATAAATACACCGTTAAGGGCAGCCAGTTCTGCCAGCCGCTGCTTGAATTCTCCGGCGCCTGTGCTGGTTGTGGTGAAACACCATACATCAAGGCTGTTACCCAGTTATACGGAGACCGCATGATGATCGCCAACGCGACTGGCTGTTCCTCAATCTGGGGTGCATCCACACCGTCCACACCATACTGCAAAAACGCTCAGGGCCAGGGTCCTGCATGGGCAAACTCCTTGTTCGAAGACAATGCAGAATATGGCTTCGGTATGTTACAGGCAAGCAACAAGATCAGAGAAACCATCGCGAACTATCTGACAGCCATCGCGGAAACTGCACCTGAAGCAGTAAAAGCAGCTGCGAACAAATGGATCGAAAACAAAGACGACGCAGAAGGCTCTAAAGCAGCAGCAGCAGAATTAAAAGCCGCTCTGGAAGGCTACTCTGTAGATGACCAGGTACTGGCAGATAAACTGAAATTCGTTAAGGACAACGCAGATCACTATGTCAAGAAGTCCGTATGGGTATTCGGTGGTGACGGCTGGGCTTACGATATCGGATACGGCGGTTTAGACCATGTATTAGCCTCCAAGGAAGACATCAACGTATTCGTTCTGGATACAGAAGTTTACTCCAACACTGGCGGCCAGGCTTCTAAATCTACTCCGACCGGCGCCGTTGCACAGTTCGCAGCATCTGGCGAAAGAATCAAGAAAAAAGACCTTGGTATGATGGCAGCTACCTACGGCTATGTATATGTTGCCCAGGTTGCCATGGGTGCTGACAAGAACCAGTATATGAAGGTTTTACAGGAAGCGGAAGCTTATCCGGGTCCATCCCTGATCATTGCTTACGCGCCATGTATCAACCACGGCATCAAGGGTGGTATGGGCCGTACCCAGTCTCATGAAGCAGATGCTGTTGCATGCGGCTACTGGCACTTATACCGTTACAACCCAATGCTGAAAGCCGAAGGCAAAAATCCATTCACACTGGATTCAAAAGAACCAGACTTCAGCAAATTCCAAGATTTCATTAACAGCGAAGTTCGTTACACCTCATTACGTTTAAGCTTCCCAGAAGTTGCAGACCAGTTATATGCAAAAGCTCAGGAAGAAGCCGAAGAACGCTATGCAGGTTACAAACGCATGGCTGCGCAGGAATTCTAA
- the pap gene encoding polyphosphate:AMP phosphotransferase, producing MLEKLNLDMEIEKAVYKEEKDALSLKLGALQRRIKELGIPVLIIFEGWDAAGKGTLINDLMIPLDPRSFVVYNAIRPNDDEINRPLLWRYWTKTPEKGRMVLFDRSYYSDLVHRPKLDKGELKRLLHQANDFEQVLAQNGTVIIKFFIHISQKEQKKRFEKLEENPSTSWRVTEEDWRENKNYDKLYKKLNHALEATDTDCGPWTLVEGHNKDYACLKIYNTLAFRLEKEIEKVENTEKPVLQPLISAGDDPYRTPVLESVDMDKSMDRETYREELKKCQKKLRDLEYQIYSRRIPVIIGFEGWDAGGKGGAIKRLCENLDPRGYRVYPTAAPTSEELSHNWLWRFWKTVPKRGHFSIYDRTWYGRVMVEPIEGFCTADDYRRAFREINDFERQLTDFGAVALKFWMNISKDEQEKRFKERENDPDKQWKITDEDWRNREKWDAYVVAVDRMLLKTSTENAPWIVVEGNDKYYARIKVLKTVIGAIEKKIAELDA from the coding sequence ATGCTCGAAAAATTAAATCTTGATATGGAAATTGAAAAAGCGGTTTATAAGGAAGAAAAAGATGCCCTCTCCCTTAAGCTGGGCGCCCTGCAGCGCCGGATAAAGGAGCTGGGCATACCGGTACTCATTATTTTTGAGGGCTGGGATGCTGCGGGCAAGGGGACGCTGATCAACGACCTGATGATCCCGCTGGACCCCAGAAGCTTTGTGGTATACAACGCCATCCGGCCCAACGATGATGAAATCAACCGGCCCCTGCTGTGGCGCTATTGGACCAAAACGCCGGAAAAGGGACGGATGGTCCTGTTTGACCGCAGCTATTACAGCGATCTGGTTCACCGGCCAAAGCTGGACAAGGGCGAGCTGAAGCGGCTTCTCCACCAGGCCAATGATTTTGAGCAGGTCCTGGCACAAAACGGGACCGTCATCATCAAGTTTTTTATCCACATCAGCCAGAAAGAACAGAAAAAGCGTTTTGAGAAGCTGGAGGAAAACCCGTCCACCAGCTGGCGTGTGACCGAGGAGGACTGGCGTGAGAATAAAAACTACGATAAGCTTTATAAAAAGCTCAACCACGCGCTGGAGGCCACCGACACCGACTGCGGCCCGTGGACACTGGTAGAGGGACACAATAAGGATTACGCCTGCCTGAAAATTTACAATACCCTTGCGTTCCGGCTGGAAAAGGAAATCGAGAAAGTAGAGAACACGGAAAAGCCAGTGCTGCAGCCTCTTATCTCTGCCGGGGACGATCCTTACCGCACCCCGGTGCTGGAATCTGTGGACATGGACAAAAGCATGGACCGGGAGACTTACAGGGAAGAGCTGAAAAAATGCCAGAAAAAGCTGCGGGATCTCGAGTATCAGATCTACAGCCGCCGCATACCTGTTATTATCGGCTTTGAGGGCTGGGACGCCGGAGGCAAGGGCGGGGCCATCAAGCGCCTCTGTGAAAACCTGGACCCCAGAGGCTACCGCGTTTATCCCACTGCCGCGCCCACCAGCGAGGAGCTCTCCCACAACTGGCTCTGGCGCTTCTGGAAAACCGTGCCCAAGCGCGGGCATTTCAGTATCTATGACCGCACCTGGTACGGCCGGGTAATGGTCGAGCCCATCGAGGGTTTCTGCACAGCCGACGATTACAGAAGAGCCTTCCGGGAGATCAACGATTTTGAGCGGCAGCTCACAGACTTTGGGGCAGTGGCGCTCAAGTTCTGGATGAACATCAGCAAGGACGAGCAGGAAAAACGCTTCAAGGAAAGAGAAAACGACCCGGACAAGCAGTGGAAGATCACCGATGAGGACTGGCGCAACCGCGAAAAATGGGACGCCTATGTGGTGGCTGTGGACCGGATGCTGTTAAAAACCTCCACCGAAAACGCGCCATGGATCGTGGTGGAGGGCAATGACAAGTACTATGCCCGGATCAAGGTGCTGAAAACCGTCATCGGGGCCATCGAAAAGAAAATAGCAGAGCTGGACGCCTGA
- a CDS encoding isocitrate/isopropylmalate family dehydrogenase — MGLKHLEEIEKAKAHFGKILEEQFARIDRMKAESEFVDYASKDQIVIGIVGGDGIGPFITAEAEKVLAFLLKDDVEKGRVVFKEIDGLTIENRAACGKAIPNDVLAELKECDVILKGPTTTPREGDKWPNIESANVAMRRELDLFANVRPVSVPEKGIDWTFYRENTEGGYAVGSKGVHVNDDLAIDFTVTTQEGSERIIRAAFDYAKKSGKNKVTVVTKANVIKTTDGKFLDTAKAIAKEYPEVEMDDWYIDIMTAKLVDEKRRSQFKVMVLPNLYGDILTDEAAEFQGGVGTAGSANIGKRYAMFEAIHGSAPRMVDEGRGQYADPCSIIRAAGMLLEHIGYMDEARKLQMALDICGNFEKKLVITGRDTGATGAEYAEYLMNTLSQDNLEEVFNSYQK; from the coding sequence TTGGGTTTGAAACATTTAGAAGAGATTGAAAAAGCAAAAGCACATTTTGGTAAAATTCTGGAAGAGCAGTTCGCGCGCATCGACCGCATGAAGGCCGAAAGCGAATTTGTCGACTACGCGTCTAAAGATCAGATCGTCATCGGGATTGTGGGCGGCGACGGCATCGGCCCTTTCATTACCGCGGAAGCCGAAAAGGTTCTGGCGTTTCTGCTAAAGGATGATGTGGAAAAGGGACGGGTTGTCTTTAAGGAAATCGACGGCCTGACCATCGAAAACCGCGCAGCCTGCGGCAAGGCCATCCCGAACGATGTCCTGGCAGAATTAAAGGAATGTGACGTTATTTTAAAAGGACCAACCACCACCCCGAGAGAAGGGGATAAATGGCCGAACATCGAGAGCGCCAACGTGGCCATGCGCCGCGAGCTGGACCTGTTCGCCAATGTGCGCCCGGTTTCAGTTCCCGAAAAGGGTATTGACTGGACCTTCTACCGTGAAAATACCGAGGGCGGCTACGCGGTCGGCAGCAAGGGTGTCCATGTCAACGACGACCTGGCCATCGATTTTACCGTCACCACCCAGGAGGGCTCAGAGAGAATCATCCGCGCCGCCTTTGACTACGCAAAGAAATCCGGTAAGAATAAGGTGACAGTGGTCACCAAAGCCAATGTCATCAAAACAACCGACGGCAAGTTTTTAGATACCGCCAAGGCCATCGCGAAGGAGTACCCGGAAGTGGAAATGGACGACTGGTACATTGACATCATGACCGCCAAGCTGGTCGATGAAAAACGCCGTTCCCAGTTCAAGGTGATGGTACTGCCCAACCTTTACGGCGATATCCTGACCGATGAGGCGGCCGAGTTCCAGGGCGGCGTTGGCACCGCGGGCTCTGCAAACATCGGCAAGCGCTACGCCATGTTTGAAGCCATCCACGGCTCAGCGCCGAGAATGGTTGACGAGGGACGCGGCCAGTACGCAGACCCGTGCAGCATTATCCGCGCGGCCGGCATGCTGCTCGAACACATCGGCTATATGGACGAAGCCAGAAAGCTCCAGATGGCGCTGGACATCTGCGGCAATTTTGAGAAGAAGCTGGTCATCACCGGCCGCGATACCGGCGCCACCGGTGCGGAATATGCCGAATACCTGATGAATACCCTTTCTCAGGATAATCTGGAAGAAGTGTTTAACAGCTATCAAAAATAA
- a CDS encoding FprA family A-type flavoprotein, translating to MYAVRNVTEDLIWVGANDHRLALFENVYPIPRGVSYNAYVLRDEKNVLFDTVDWSACRQLLENLEFVLDGESLDYLVINHLEPDHAASIEEILIRYPGIKIISNEKAFLFMRQFGFHVDDHDCIVVEEGDTFSFGKHTVTFVFAPMVHWPEAMVTFDVTNGALFSADAFGTFGALDGKLFADEVNFDRDWLDDARRYLTNIVGKYGPHVQLLLGKAAGILDKIKFICPLHGPVWREDLMYFIEKYDLWSRYVPEEKGVMIAYASMYGNTESAAQSLAVRLCERGMTNVVMYDVSSTHVSQLISESFKYSHLVLASTTYNLGIYPAMHNFLMDMKALNVQNRTVAIVENGSWAPCSGDLMQEFVENELKDMTVINDRLSMASALHPEKTKELDRLVDAILESMETPEA from the coding sequence ATGTATGCAGTTAGAAATGTAACCGAGGATCTGATCTGGGTTGGGGCCAATGACCACCGCCTGGCCCTGTTTGAAAATGTTTATCCCATTCCGCGCGGCGTCAGCTACAACGCTTATGTTCTGCGCGATGAAAAAAATGTACTCTTTGACACAGTGGACTGGTCGGCCTGCCGCCAGCTCTTGGAAAACCTTGAGTTTGTTTTAGACGGCGAATCCCTGGATTACCTTGTCATCAACCATCTTGAGCCTGACCACGCGGCCAGCATTGAGGAAATCCTGATCCGCTACCCGGGAATTAAGATTATCAGCAATGAAAAAGCATTTTTGTTTATGCGCCAGTTCGGCTTTCATGTCGACGACCATGACTGCATTGTCGTAGAGGAGGGCGATACTTTCTCTTTCGGCAAGCACACCGTCACCTTTGTTTTCGCGCCCATGGTGCACTGGCCCGAGGCCATGGTTACCTTTGACGTGACAAACGGCGCCCTTTTCTCCGCCGACGCCTTTGGCACCTTTGGCGCTCTGGACGGCAAGCTTTTTGCTGACGAAGTGAATTTTGACCGCGACTGGCTTGACGATGCCCGCCGCTACCTGACCAATATCGTCGGAAAATATGGCCCCCATGTGCAGCTGCTGCTGGGCAAGGCCGCCGGCATTCTGGACAAGATTAAATTCATCTGTCCGCTCCACGGGCCAGTCTGGCGCGAAGACCTGATGTATTTTATCGAAAAATACGATCTGTGGAGCCGCTATGTGCCGGAGGAAAAGGGTGTGATGATCGCCTACGCGTCGATGTACGGCAATACGGAAAGCGCCGCCCAGTCCCTGGCTGTGCGTCTCTGTGAAAGGGGCATGACCAATGTGGTCATGTATGATGTGTCCTCCACGCATGTGTCCCAGCTCATTTCCGAAAGCTTTAAGTACAGCCACCTGGTTCTGGCCTCTACGACCTACAACCTCGGCATCTACCCGGCCATGCATAACTTCCTCATGGATATGAAGGCCCTGAACGTGCAGAACCGCACCGTGGCCATTGTGGAAAACGGCTCCTGGGCTCCCTGCTCCGGCGATCTGATGCAGGAATTTGTCGAAAATGAATTAAAAGATATGACTGTCATCAATGACCGCCTGTCCATGGCCTCTGCCCTCCACCCCGAAAAAACCAAAGAGCTTGACAGACTTGTGGACGCGATTCTGGAATCCATGGAAACACCCGAAGCATAA
- a CDS encoding HDIG domain-containing metalloprotein, with product MEYIYKRKYSEEFLEIVSDIIDHPKFQELRDIDHHGNGLYAHSVAVGYNSYLIAKKLGLDYVSVARGALLHDFFFQDWRDNEKDGRGLDRIRQMHGFSHPKTALKNARKYFNINDKEADMIVKHMFPLTITPPMHRESWVVTAVDKGVAIKEMVCEHTPRKLYYKLRFQD from the coding sequence TTGGAATACATTTATAAAAGAAAATACAGTGAAGAATTTCTGGAAATCGTAAGCGACATCATCGATCATCCGAAATTTCAGGAGCTGAGAGATATCGACCATCACGGCAACGGGCTTTACGCGCATTCGGTGGCGGTTGGTTACAACTCATACCTCATTGCCAAAAAGCTGGGCCTTGACTATGTCTCGGTGGCGCGGGGCGCGCTGCTGCACGACTTCTTTTTCCAGGACTGGCGCGATAATGAGAAGGACGGCAGAGGCCTTGACCGCATTCGCCAGATGCACGGCTTTAGCCACCCCAAGACGGCCCTTAAAAATGCAAGAAAATATTTTAACATCAATGATAAAGAAGCGGACATGATTGTCAAGCACATGTTCCCGCTTACCATTACCCCGCCCATGCACCGCGAGAGCTGGGTGGTCACGGCAGTGGACAAGGGCGTCGCCATTAAAGAGATGGTTTGCGAGCATACTCCGCGCAAGCTGTACTACAAGTTAAGATTTCAAGACTAG
- a CDS encoding acyl-CoA dehydrogenase family protein, which produces MLFKTTEQHEALRKKIREFAEKEVKPHAFMMDKENMFPDEAIRQLGEMGVMGIPFEKEYGGQGLDVLSYAIAVEELSRVDGGTGVILSAHTSLGTWPIAAFGNEAQKQKYLIPLCKGEKIGAFGLTEPNAGSDAGGTETTAIDKGDHYLLNGNKIFITNAPKADTYVVFAVTTPDIGTRGISAFIVEKGWEGFSFGDHYDKLGIRSSSTAELVFNDVKVPKENLLGEEGQGFKIAMATLDGGRIGIASQALGIAQGAFEEAVAYAKERVQFGKPIGFQQAISFKIADMATKLQTARLLVYQAAELKEHHEPYGMESAMAKQYASDIALEVTNDALQIFGGTGYLKGMEVERMYRDAKITTIYEGTNEIQRVVIASHILGKPPKKAGGSGSAPKKPAPITGVRKHIILKDGDIQAKVDALVVALEKDGYDFSVGIPMDTPIVDAERVVSAGVGIGDKENMKLIEDLAKAAGAAIGSSRPVAETLKYVPLNRYVGMSGQKFAGNLYIACGISGAIQHLKGIKDASTIVAINSNGNAPIFKNCDYGIVGDVNEVLPVLAKALGTGEKKPAPEMVKIKRPKAPKPTPVGPTYICGGCGYEYNPDLGDPENDIAPGTLFENVPEDWVCPLCGAEKSEFIIAKKEA; this is translated from the coding sequence ATGTTATTTAAAACGACCGAGCAGCATGAAGCCCTGCGCAAGAAAATTCGTGAGTTTGCTGAAAAAGAAGTGAAGCCCCATGCTTTCATGATGGACAAGGAAAATATGTTTCCGGACGAAGCCATCAGGCAGCTTGGCGAAATGGGCGTCATGGGTATCCCGTTTGAAAAGGAATACGGTGGACAGGGTCTTGATGTTTTGAGCTATGCCATCGCGGTTGAAGAGCTCTCCCGCGTCGATGGCGGAACCGGCGTTATCCTGTCGGCCCATACCTCGCTGGGAACCTGGCCCATCGCCGCTTTTGGAAACGAAGCGCAGAAACAGAAATATTTAATTCCTCTGTGTAAGGGTGAAAAAATCGGCGCCTTTGGCCTGACAGAACCAAACGCGGGCTCCGATGCCGGCGGAACTGAAACCACCGCCATCGACAAGGGCGACCACTACCTGCTAAACGGCAATAAAATTTTCATCACCAACGCGCCAAAAGCCGACACCTACGTTGTTTTCGCGGTCACTACACCCGATATCGGGACCCGCGGCATCTCCGCCTTTATTGTAGAGAAGGGCTGGGAAGGCTTTAGCTTTGGGGATCACTACGACAAGCTGGGGATCCGCTCCTCCTCCACTGCCGAGCTGGTTTTCAATGATGTGAAGGTTCCCAAGGAAAACCTTTTAGGCGAGGAGGGCCAGGGCTTTAAAATTGCCATGGCAACCCTGGACGGCGGCCGGATCGGTATTGCCTCCCAGGCGCTGGGAATCGCCCAGGGCGCTTTTGAGGAAGCAGTGGCCTACGCCAAAGAGCGTGTCCAGTTTGGCAAGCCCATCGGCTTCCAGCAGGCCATCTCCTTTAAAATCGCGGACATGGCCACCAAGCTGCAGACAGCCCGCCTGCTCGTCTACCAGGCTGCCGAGCTTAAGGAACACCACGAGCCCTACGGCATGGAATCCGCCATGGCTAAACAGTATGCCTCCGATATTGCTCTGGAAGTCACCAACGACGCCCTGCAGATTTTCGGCGGCACCGGCTACCTGAAGGGCATGGAGGTTGAGCGGATGTACCGCGACGCTAAGATCACAACCATCTATGAGGGTACCAACGAAATTCAGCGTGTGGTCATCGCCTCCCACATTCTGGGAAAGCCCCCAAAAAAGGCCGGCGGCTCCGGCAGCGCGCCTAAAAAACCCGCGCCCATCACCGGCGTTCGCAAGCACATTATTCTGAAGGACGGCGATATCCAGGCAAAGGTCGACGCCCTCGTCGTAGCCCTTGAAAAGGACGGCTATGATTTCTCTGTGGGGATTCCCATGGACACCCCTATTGTCGACGCTGAGCGCGTGGTTTCGGCCGGCGTTGGCATTGGCGACAAGGAAAACATGAAGCTCATCGAGGATCTGGCAAAGGCTGCGGGGGCTGCCATCGGCTCCTCCCGCCCGGTAGCGGAGACTTTAAAATACGTGCCCCTCAACCGCTATGTGGGAATGTCAGGACAGAAGTTTGCAGGCAACCTGTATATCGCCTGCGGTATCTCCGGCGCCATCCAGCATCTCAAAGGGATCAAGGACGCTTCCACCATTGTGGCCATCAACAGTAACGGCAATGCGCCAATCTTTAAAAACTGTGACTACGGCATTGTGGGCGATGTGAACGAGGTGCTGCCTGTTTTGGCCAAAGCCCTGGGCACCGGCGAGAAAAAACCAGCCCCTGAAATGGTCAAGATTAAACGGCCAAAGGCTCCAAAACCAACGCCCGTAGGCCCAACCTACATCTGCGGCGGCTGCGGCTACGAATATAATCCCGATCTGGGCGATCCGGAAAACGACATCGCTCCTGGAACACTGTTTGAAAATGTTCCGGAAGACTGGGTCTGCCCGCTGTGCGGCGCAGAAAAATCTGAATTTATTATCGCCAAAAAGGAGGCTTAA